One region of Manduca sexta isolate Smith_Timp_Sample1 chromosome 25, JHU_Msex_v1.0, whole genome shotgun sequence genomic DNA includes:
- the LOC115441713 gene encoding serine/arginine repetitive matrix protein 1 yields MLGARLKSWMEAQLGRAKKRKQKQSRLTSGAATATGPLPPPHLSSPESAYSTGYSTDGTSPGAPPTTLAAPLVAPPPPPDPPTTHLYHEPAKRRSTASIPVRRVPDPPVICATPSPRPRCRIRTNPWLGATSPSRRRCPQLLQQQSLQCPQATPQLHHAPYSLDSQHVRYGSRSPHLSPHLSPEPTRSNYYRGGASSDEECRGMRPRGRETAILSDADVDSDGDTGLDGGDEDEPDEMASPGRRRARRRRPPRRPPRSAGATPPRARRRNHAPSAPPVRERDPLLEADREAERKYRELIREAEKLLVTVSRAPLEPPHNPRVRELRATEVEAPRRSPERTHVTNFIRANSPEQPRRHSPVARRSPLAAPAPPPVSRAAPAHAPAERPHSEPPKRKAYARDEVLQTLEGLRKSLQQQSALLAVQRTRLDSL; encoded by the exons ATGCTGGGCGCGCGGCTCAAGTCATGGATGGAAGCGCAGCTGGGCCGGGCGAAGAAGCGCAAGCAGAAGCAGTCGCGTTTGACCTCGGGCGCGGCTACCGCCACCGgcccgctgccgccgccgcaCCTGTCCTCTCCGGAGAGCGCGTACAGCACGGGCTACTCCACAGATGGCACGTCACCGGGCGCACCACCTACCACACTCGCAGCGCCGCTCGTCGCGCCTCCGCCACCGCCAGATCCGCCTACCACCCATCTCTACCATGAACCTGCTAAG CGTCGTTCCACGGCAAGCATTCCAGTCCGACGTGTACCAGACCCCCCAGTGATATGCGCGACCCCGTCCCCACGGCCCCGCTGTCGCATCCGGACCAACCCATGGCTGGGGGCGACGTCACCTAGTCGCCGGAGATGCCCTCAACTTCTGCAGCAGCAGTCGCTGCAGTGTCCCCAGGCAACGCCGCAGTTGCACCACGCGCCGTATTCTCTTGATTCGCAACACGTTCGATATGGATCCAG ATCGCCACACCTATCACCTCATCTATCACCAGAACCAACCAGATCCAATTACTACCGCGGCGGTGCATCAAGCGACGAGGAATGTCGTGGGATGAGACCTCGCGGGAGAGAGACAGCAATACTCTCTGATGCTGACGTGGACTCGGACGGAGACACAGGACTCGACGGCGGTGATGAGGACGAGCCTGATGAAATGGCTTCTCCTGGGCGACGGCGCGCTCGAAGGAGAagaccgccgcgccgcccgccgcgatCCGCAG GAGCAACTCCACCACGAGCTCGGCGCAGGAACCACGCTCCTTCGGCACCTCCCGTGAGGGAAAGGGATCCACTTCTAGAAGCAGATAGAGAGGCGGAAAGAAAATACCGAGAGCTAATCAGAGAGGCGGAGAAATTGCTTGTCACAGTGTCAAGAGCGCCTCTGGAACCCCCGCATAATCCACGAGTTAGGGAGCTCAGAGCGACCGag GTGGAAGCGCCCCGCCGCAGTCCGGAGCGCACGCACGTGACGAACTTCATCCGCGCGAACTCGCCGGAGCAGCCGCGGCGTCACTCGCCGGTGGCGCGGCGGTCGCCCCtggccgcgcccgcgccgccgcccgtgtcgcgcgccgcgcccgcgcacgcgcccgccgAGCGCCCGCACTCAGAGCCGCCCAAGCGCAAAGCGTATGCGAGGGATGAG GTACTACAAACCCTGGAGGGCTTGCGCAAGAGTCTGCAGCAACAGTCGGCGCTGCTGGCGGTGCAGCGCACGCGCCTGGATTCTCTATAG